In Sciurus carolinensis unplaced genomic scaffold, mSciCar1.2, whole genome shotgun sequence, a single genomic region encodes these proteins:
- the LOC124975572 gene encoding ral guanine nucleotide dissociation stimulator-like, with the protein MLKGIMTIQLKMCAVPINPGTWMEQYSEAFHQPPGLMILQLLLPYLQLYMGGLNLERQAHHLLAQLEDGKSSEAEPEFQEARGLEPHQGAALVASEGAAPSPEAELKSSSPEVSAPSSTVPLYNQRVGDSCSIHVHLENQRRMEYKNIVVTCQDRAPAVIRRALQEHLLNEEDPEDFELLQIVSEHKMLRIPADGNVFYAINPRVDFDFVLRKRVTRKWTNSKTKEFLESTSLVTPRIPRAVSSSSSMAARPLPQATESKDSSTNSVTNSSSLLPHYNKQAEESSFVQVHLEEQTRRDSQRILLSESTSEASAMECNISPASSHISSQKSRPNPTATKHMKKSRAIGYITGRCSWPQSKKQVKDSCLINVRLEHQSAKDGKTVQVTCNDRAPTVIRRALEHHLLMQEKPQDYELGQIISQQHKMKIPKNANVFYAMKPHVRRDFILRKRTCPQDEKDDWIPPQPPSYEATQGLSDMEYLKSKMVAAESSSEEESEDEAVNCDEGSEAEESSTTETQQTEKPANKKEPTTSHTVKLWRALFSVTENEEEEDLADSRRLFVRNLPYASTEEDLEGLFSS; encoded by the exons ATGTTGAAAGGCATTATGACAATTCAgttgaaaatgtg TGCCGTGCCCATCAACCCGGGTACCTGGATGGAGCAGTACAGCGAGGCTTTCCATCAGCCTCCAGGCCTCATGattctccagctgctgctgccttACCTTCAACTGTACATGGGTGGCTTGAATCTGGAGCGCCAAGCACACCACCTGCTGGCacagctggaggatggcaagtccagTGAGGCAGAGCCTGAGTTCCAGGAGGCCCGGG GGCTAGAGCCTCATCAAGGAGCTGCTCTGGTGGCCAGTGAAGGAGCAGCACCATCGCCAGAGGCAGAGCTTAAGTCCAGTTCCCCCGAGGTCTCTGCTCCGAGCTCCACAGTACCTCTGTACAACCAGCGAGTGGGAGACAGCTGCTCCATTCATGTCCATCTAGAAAATCAAAGACGAATGGAGTATAAGAACATCGTG GTGACCTGCCAGGATAGGGCACCCGCGGTCATACGCAGGGCCTTACAAGAACATTTGCTCAATGAGGAGGATCCAGAGGACTTTGAGCTGCTTCAGATTGTGTCGGAGCATAAGA TGCTGAGGATCCCTGCTGATGGCAATGTGTTTTATGCCATCAATCCCCGCGTGGACTTTGATTTTGTCCTCAGGAAAAGAGTCACCAGGAAGTGGACCAACAGCAAGACAAAGGAG TTCTTGGAGTCCACTTCTTTGGTGACTCCCAGGATACCACGAGCTGTGAGCAGCAGCTCTTCAATGGCAGCCAGACCACTGCCCCAGGCCACTGAAAGCAAGGACTCCAGTACCAATAGTGTCACCAACAGCAGTTCCCTACTGCCTCATTACAACAAGCAGGCAGAAGAGAGCAGCTTCGTCCAGGTCCACCTGGAGGAACAGACCAGGAGGGACTCACAGCGCATCCTG TTGTCAGAATCAACTTCTGAGGCCTCAGCCATGGAGTGTAATATCAGCCCAGCCTCCAGTCACATCTCTTCTCAAAAGTCTAGGCCCAACCCGACGGCcacaaaacacatgaagaaatcCAGGGCCATCGGATACATAACGGGCAGATGCTCATGGCCCCAGTCtaagaaacaggtgaaagacaGCTGCCTCATAAATGTCAGACTGGAGCACCAGAGTGCAAAGGATGGCAAGACTGTCCAG GTGACATGCAACGACAGGGCTCCTACGGTCATTCGCAGGGCCCTGGAACATCACTTGCTGATGCAGGAGAAGCCACAAGACTATGAACTGGGACAAATCATCTCCCAACAGCACA AAATGAAGATTCCAAAGAATGCCAACGTCTTTTATGCGATGAAACCACATGTCAGGAGAGACTTCATCCTGAGAAAGAGGACCTGTCCTCAGGATGAAAAGGATGACTGgatccctccccaacctccctcttATGAGGCAACTCAG GGACTTTCGGACATGGAGTACCTGAAGTCCAAGATGGTCGCTGCCGAGTCGTCCtcagaggaggagagtgaggatgAAGCAGTGAACTGTGATGAAGGGAGTGAGGCAGAGGAGTCCTCCACCACCGAGACCCAGCAG acAGAGAAACCAGCAAACAAGAAGgagcccaccacctcccacaccGTGAAGCTGTGGAGAGCCCTGTTCAGTGTCACAGAG aacgaggaggaggaggacctggctgaCTCCAGGAGGCTCTTTGTGCGCAACCTGCCCTACGCCAGCACCGAGGAGGACCTGGAGGGGCTCTTCTCCTCCTAA